The sequence TCGGGGTGACCATGGCGGAAAAGACATAGCCTACCTTGAGCAATTTGCGCTTAAAAAGCAGCATCTCCCGCAGGTACACAGGATACCAGGTAAAAGTACAACTCCGGCTAAACGAGCCTGCTATACTCTGGGTAAGCGAGACGGCAGGAATTCGGACATTTTTTTTCATTCGATCCGCTCTCCTGTCAACTTAATGAACACGTCCTCCAGATTGCTCCGTCGGACTGTTACTTCACCGTTATCCACCGACCGGGCCAAGGAGTGAGCCTCCTCGCGACTATGAACGGTATGTTGAATCAACCTGCCTTCCGGACCGATATACTCAGTCACATAATCCCCCACCATGTGCTTCAACTCCTCCACCGAGGCCACCGCAATCAATTTGCCCTTGGCGAGAATGCCCACCCGATCACAAAGGGCCTCTGCTTCCTCGATGTAGTGGGTGGTCAACAGCACAGTTTTGCCGGCAATTCTAGCCTTGCGAATGATCTCCCAAAGCTGCCGGCGGATCTGGGGATCAAGACCGATTGAGGGTTCATCAAGAAAAATGACTTCGGGGGAGGCGAGCAGCGCTCGGGCAATAAGTAAACGCCGCTTCATCCCGCCGGAGAAG is a genomic window of Desulfobulbaceae bacterium containing:
- a CDS encoding ABC transporter ATP-binding protein; its protein translation is MVRVNGISKCYDTLVAVDRVSFTIGRGEVFGLLGPNGAGKSTIIRMMTTLTAPDVGACSINGLDVVREASQVKEIIGVVPQENNLDRELSARENLDIYARLHRVPDRAAAVSRALAEVDLSHRADDLARRFSGGMKRRLLIARALLASPEVIFLDEPSIGLDPQIRRQLWEIIRKARIAGKTVLLTTHYIEEAEALCDRVGILAKGKLIAVASVEELKHMVGDYVTEYIGPEGRLIQHTVHSREEAHSLARSVDNGEVTVRRSNLEDVFIKLTGERIE